The Palleronia sp. THAF1 genome window below encodes:
- a CDS encoding ABC transporter ATP-binding protein, protein MTAVLSIRDLHKSYGALEVLKGVDLTAPKGHVVSLIGSSGSGKSTLLRCCNLLEDSQSGEIAFEGEPVAWTGTGHDRRPADPKQVTRIRTNLSMVFQQFNLWAHMTILQNVMEAPVHVLKRDRAEVETTARAYLDKVGIGDKADRYPAELSGGQQQRAAIARALAMEPRALLFDEPTSALDPELEQEVVRVIKALAEEGRTMILVTHDMGMARDCSDQVIFLHQGLIEEEGTPERLFGAPESQRLRGFLSSTVDA, encoded by the coding sequence GTGACAGCCGTTCTTTCGATCCGCGATCTGCACAAAAGCTACGGCGCGCTAGAGGTGCTCAAAGGCGTCGACCTGACCGCGCCGAAGGGACACGTCGTGTCGCTGATCGGGTCGTCGGGGTCGGGCAAATCCACCCTGCTGCGCTGCTGCAACCTGCTGGAAGACAGCCAGTCGGGCGAAATCGCGTTCGAGGGCGAGCCGGTCGCCTGGACCGGCACAGGCCACGACCGCCGCCCCGCCGATCCTAAGCAGGTCACGCGCATTCGCACCAACCTGTCGATGGTCTTCCAGCAGTTCAATCTGTGGGCGCATATGACGATCCTGCAGAATGTCATGGAAGCCCCCGTGCATGTTCTGAAACGCGACCGCGCAGAGGTCGAGACGACGGCGCGCGCCTATCTGGATAAGGTGGGCATCGGCGACAAGGCCGACCGCTATCCCGCCGAACTGTCCGGCGGCCAGCAACAGCGCGCCGCCATCGCACGCGCCTTGGCGATGGAGCCGCGCGCGCTGCTGTTTGACGAGCCGACATCGGCGCTGGACCCGGAGCTTGAGCAGGAAGTCGTGCGCGTCATCAAGGCATTGGCAGAGGAAGGGCGGACGATGATCCTTGTCACGCACGATATGGGCATGGCACGCGATTGCTCGGATCAAGTCATCTTTCTGCACCAAGGCCTGATCGAAGAGGAAGGCACGCCGGAGCGGTTGTTCGGCGCGCCCGAAAGCCAGCGATTGCGCGGCTTCCTTT